The Oenanthe melanoleuca isolate GR-GAL-2019-014 chromosome 1A, OMel1.0, whole genome shotgun sequence genome contains a region encoding:
- the LOC130248644 gene encoding secreted frizzled-related protein 2-like yields MLLTAKILFFAVNGFLRLATGLDIGLSTKCVVIPKEMGMCHQIGYSEMRLPNLMGHTSMAEVILKSTTWQHLVHTECHPHVGTFLCSLFAPICLDTFILPCRSMCAAVRESCAPVLLCHGQPWPASLDCDRFPGDEDVCLAPLTKEYKYLHKVLPKPTCQTCPTVEEFFTHKRVLEVFCDSNFAVKVKLSKKRTASEDQEYNIECQVEFITQGSLLPYETQSMIEQWLLINEKCIERMTPTHRPTVYLLVGNIEEGIILVKQVYRWQRKDSQLTLATQKWRYHKCL; encoded by the exons ATGTTATTGACTgctaaaatactgttttttgCTGTGAATGGTTTCCTAAGACTGGCAACAGGCTTGGACATTGGATTATCCACGAAATGCGTAGTGATACCCAAGGAGATGGGCATGTGCCACCAGATTGGATACTCTGAAATGAGACTTCCCAACCTGATGGGACACACAAGCATGGCAGAGGTTATCCTGAAATCCACCACCTGGCAGCACCTTGTACACACAGAGTGTCACCCTCACGTGGGGACGTTCCTGTGCTCCCTGTTTGCACCCATCTGTTTAGATAC GTTCATCCTTCCTTGTAGGAGTATGTGTGCTGCTGTCCGAGAGAGCTGTGCCCCCGTGCTCCTCTGCCACGGACAGCCCTGGCCTGCCAGCCTGGACTGCGATCGATTCCCTGGAGACGAGGACGTGTGCCTGGCACCTCTTACTAAGGAATATAAATACCTGCATAAAG TCCTACCAAAGCCTACCTGCCAGACCTGCCCAACAGTGGAGGAATTCTTTACACACAAAAGAGTTCTTGAAGTTTTCTGTGACAGTAACTTTG CAGTGAAAGTAAAGCTGTCCAAGAAGAGAACAGCATCTGAGGACCAAGAGTATAACATCGAATGCCAGGTGGAATTCATTACCCAGGGCTCACTCTTGCCCTATGAAACTCAGAGTATGATAGAACAGTGGCTgttaattaatgaaaaatgtatAGAGAGGATGACTCCAACCCACCGTCCCACGGTGTATCTCCTTGTGGGGAATATTGAAGAGGGCATCATTTTAGTAAAACAGGTTTATCGCTGGCAGAGGAAGGACTCCCAGCTGACTTTGGCCACTCAGAAGTGGAGATACCATAAATGCTTGTAA